The following coding sequences are from one Sander lucioperca isolate FBNREF2018 chromosome 2, SLUC_FBN_1.2, whole genome shotgun sequence window:
- the LOC118492921 gene encoding DELTA-sagatoxin-Srs1a-like yields the protein MANTWRQCSINITNEGSTYDFGSPCAYMVSGVCTEPLPPLMESNSTGSALFTKTPHTARGAVGVFTYDLINKSTKNTTGKIAVMFSVPYDYNWFYNLYAVGIFDKSQACNYDLYRLMYYDSNGNFVRGNASGPSLTHTDGQVTIMATMSDSCQPIMKVVVKDN from the exons ATGGCCAATACATGGCGTCAGTGTTCCATTAACATTACAAATGAAGGCTCTACCTACGACTTCGGCAGTCCCTG TGCATACATGGTAAGTGGTGTCTGCACTGAACCTCTGCCACCGCTGATGGAGTCAAATTCAACTGGCAGTGCACTGTTCACCAAGACTCCCCACACTGCTAGAGGAGCTGTTGGCGTCTTCACTTACGACCTCATCAACAAATCTACAAAAAACACCACTGGGAAAATTGCTGTCATGTTCTCTGTGCCCTACGACTATAACTGGTTCTATAACTTGTATGCAGTGGGAATCTTTGATAAGAGCCAAGCGTGTAATTATGATCTTTATCGACTGATGTACTATGACTCTAACGGCAACTTTGTCAGAGGTAATGCAAGTGGTCCCAGTCTCACTCATACAGATGGTCAAGTCACCATCATGGCAACAATGTCAGACTCATGCCAGCCTATCATGAAGGTGGTAGTGAAAGACAACTGA